Genomic DNA from Streptomyces caniferus:
GCTCGCCGATCTGGCCGAGCGCGAAGACCAGCATCTCCTCCTTGGTGCCGAAGCAGCGCTGGACGGCCCCCATGGACACCTGCGCGCGGCCCGCCACGTCGCGGAGTGTGACGCCCTCCAGCCCGCTCTCGTCGGCGAGTTGGCACACGGCATCGGCGATCTGCCGGCGCCGGCTCTCGTGGTCGACCTGCTTGGGCATGCCCCGCACTCCGTTTTTTCGATGCGTTCGTATCGGTAATCAGTTACGATCACTGAACCGATGCAAGCGCATCGGAAAAATGCGAAGACGGCCTGAAGCGGTTCGCGTGGGGGCCGTCCAGGAGCACAAGAGGGTGGGGACCATGCGCGACACGCTGTGGAAAAATGACGGCCCGGGCCCAGGCGACGGCGGTGCGTACCGGCGAGGTGTCGGCGGTGGAGCTGGCCGAGGCGCATCTGGCGCGGATCGCCGAGGTCAATCCGGCCGTCAACGCCGTCACCCAGCTCCTCGCCGAGCGGGCACTGGACGAGGCGGCGCGGACCGACCGCGGACGCGCGGCGGGGGAGCGGCTGGGGCCGCTGGCCGGGGTGCCGTTCACCGTGAAGGAGACCACGGCCATCGAGGGGGTGCCGACGACCTACGGCGCGAAGCGCTTCCGGAACGCTGTCGCGCACTGCGATGCGCCCCCGGTGTCGCGGCTGCGCGCGGCCGGGGGCATCCCGATCGGGCACAGCACATCCCGACGCTCATCCTCGCCGGGATCCATACCCGCAGCGAGCTGTTCGGGGACACCGTGAACCCCTGGAGCCGCGCGGTCACACCGGGCGGCAGGCAGTGGCGGCGACGCCGCGGCCGTGGCGAGCGGCATGGCCCCGCTCGGCCTCGGCAACGACTCCGGAGGGTCGGTGCGGCTTCCCGCGTCCTTCTGTGGCGTCGCGGGGCTGAAGCCGACCTACGGGCGGTTCGCCGCCGATCACCGCCTCGGGCCCGACGACCCGTCCCTCGCCGCACAGGTCCTCGTGGTCGACGGCCCCCTGGCCCGTACGGTCGATGATCTGCGGCTGGCGTACGAGGTGCTGGCCGGGGCCGATCCGCGCGACCCGCGGGCCGTTCCGGTGCCGCCCTACGGGGAGCCGTTGGGACGCCCCTTGAAGGTGGCGATGGTGACCGACCCCGGAGGCCACGGGGTGCACCCCGTGGTGCGCCGGGCCGTGCAGAGTGCGGCCGAGGCGCTCCGGGACGCGGCTACGAGGTGTGGCGAGGGGCGGACGTACCGCGGCTGGAGGACGCCCTCGACGCCTACGGCCGGATGACGGTCACGGAGTTCGCCACCACCTGGCCGGTGGTCAGAGCCGCTGCTCGGGGAGGGCGGCCATCGCTATATCGAGCGGGCGATGGCGACGTTCCGCCCCGTGGAACTGGCGGAGTACCTGCGGCTCACCGGGGGTGCGGATGGGGCTCCAGCGGGACTGGGCGGTGTTCCTGGAGGAGTATCCGCTCGTCCTGGCGCCCGTGTTCACCGATCCGCCGTTCGCACCCGGGGAGGAGCTGCGGGACGAGGAGAGCCATCAGCGGATACAGCGTGCCCTGCGGCTCTGCACCGCCACCAGTTTCGTCGGTGTGCCTGCGGTGGCCGTCCCCACCGGGGTGGTGGAGGGGCTCCCGTACGGCGTGCAGCTGATCGGGCGCTCCTACCGGGAGGACCTGTGCCTGGAGGCGGCCGAGGCGGTGGAGCGGCGGCTGGGTGTTCTCGCGCCGATCGACCCGCGCCCGTAAGGAAGTTCGGGCCGTTCGGAAGGTGACGCGCAGTGATCCCGGCTCGCCCCTGGGCCGTACGATGGCGCGGTGCTGGTCAAGTGGATTCGCCTCACCGTTGTGGACCGTCGAGGGTTCGAGCGGGGGCAGCGGAAATGGGCGGGGCTGCTGGGTGAGCCGGGGTTCCGAGGGCAGGGCGGGGGGTGGAGCCGTGGGCGGCCGGGCGTGGCGCATCTGGTGGCCTTCTGGGAGAGCCGGGCCTTCTACGACTCCTTCATGGCGCGCTCCCACGACCGGCTGGCGGCCGCCCAGGCCGGCATGTTCAAGGACGCCCAAGTGCGGCTCTTCGAGCACGAGTTTGATGTGAAGGTGGGCTTCCGTCCGTCGTTCGCCGACGTGGATGTGCTGCGGCTGGCGCACTGCCAGGTGCGCCAGGACCGGGTGGATCACTTCATGCTGATGCAGGAGAAGGTCTGGAACCCCGCCATGGCGGGTTCGCCGGGAATGCTGCGGGGGATGCTGGGACGGGCTCCGGGGAGGAGTTCTTGGTGCTGTCGATGTGGCAGTCGGCGGCCGAGCGGGGGAAGTACCGGCCCGAACGGGTGGAGCGGCTGGCGCTGCGGGCCCAGATAGCCGCCGATGTCAGGGCGATCGCGGGCGATGTGGTGCAGCTCGAACCGTCGTGGACGGTGTGAGGACAGTGGTCAGGAGGCGGCGCCGGGGGAGGTGCCGGCCGTACTCCCGGTGGTGAACGCCCCGGCGCGGGCCGCGGCCAGTGCGGCCGCCGCGGCCTGGTCCGCGAGGGCGTCGTCCACCGGCTCCCGGGTGATGAACAGGCGGAAAAAGAGCGGCGCGGAGACGGCGCGGGCGAGTGCGCCGGCGTCGATGGCACCGGCTGCGGTGGTGCCGGAAGCGGAATGTGGCGGGCCGGCTTCCGGGGTATCGGGCGCGGAGCCCGGCGTCGCCGGCAATTCCCCGCGCTCGACGGCCCGCTCGACGAGTACCTCGCAGCGCGCGAACCGCTCGGCGTAGTAGTCACGCAGCGCCACGGCCGCCCGCTCCGAGTGGAAGGCGGCGGCGATCATCGCGGAGCCCGACGCGGCTACCGCGGGGTCGGTGAAGGACACGACGACCTCGCGGGCCAGAGCGCGCAGATCACCTTCCAGGGACCCGGTGTCGGGTGGGGTCCAGCTGTCCTCGCCCGCGAGGTCGAGGGCGTCCGCCAGCAGGCCCTCCACGTCCTTCCAGCGGCGATACAGCGTCGTCTTGTGCACCCCGGAGTGGGCCGCGACGTATTCGACGGTCAAGCCCGGATAACCGTGCTCGGTGAGCCCGGCCAGTACGGCGTCGCGGACGGCGGCACGGGTACGGGCGGTACGGCCGCCCGGACGCCGGGTGCCGGGGGTGGGCGTGGTCTCACCGGTCCCGCGCCCGTTCTCGTGCACCGTCTCGTCAGACAATTGCTACTCCTGTTGCATTAGTGCGTTGCCCGTGTCATCCTCATCGTAATGCGACGAGGGTTGCATTTGCGTGAGGAGGGGGAATGTCCGCTCGGAACTCATTACGCGATGCCGGTCGGCACCGCGGTCGGTCGCTGCCCGCCGCGTGCCGCCGTGGCCTTGCCGGGGTCGCGGCGAGGCTCGCCGTCCTGCTGTGGTCCCTTGACTGCGTGCGGCATGTACAAAGCGGGCGATTTAGGCTGGCGGCATGGCTCGGCCCCGACGCATCGTCCTCATCCGCCATGGAGAGTCGGCGGGGAATGTCGATGACACCGTGTACGAGCGGGAGCCCGATCATGCGCTCTCCCTCACCGAGACCGGGCTGCGGCAGGCGAAGGAAGCCGGCGGTCCGCTGCGCGAGATGTTCGGCGAGGAACGGGTCTCCGCCTATGTCTCGCCCTACCGCCGAACCCACCAGACCTTCCGCGAACTCGGCCTCGATCCCGCCAGGGTCCGGGTGCGCGAGGAGCCCCGGCTGCGCGAGCAGGACTGGGGGAACTGGCAGGACCGCGACGACGTGCGACGGCAGAAGGCCTACCGGGACGCCTACGGTCACTTCTTCTACCGCTTCGCCCAGGGCGAGTCCGGGGCCGATGTCTACGACCGGGTCGGGGCGTTCCTGGAGAGCCTGTGGCGCAGCTTCGAGGACCCGGACCACCCGCCGAACGTCCTCATCGTCACGCACGGTCTCACCATGAGACTGTTCTGCATGCGGTGGTTCCACTGGACGGTGGCCGACTTCGAGTCGCTGTCCAACCCCGACAACGCGGAGCGGCGCATCCTGCTGCTCGGTCCGGACGGCCGCTACAGCCTGGACCGGCCCTTCGAGCGCTGGTGTGTACCCGAGTCTTATGGCGTCACCGGTTAGAGTGCACAGCGATGACCCCCGACCACCGTGACGCAGACCGCTGTGCGCGAGCTCTGGCGAGCCTGCGCGGCCTCTCCGTGGGTGATGCGCTCGGATCCCAGTTCTTCGTCCCCGCCCATTACCCCTCCCTCAAGCGCCGCGAGCTGCCTCCCTCCCCCTGGCAGTGGACCGACGACACCGAGATGGCCTGTTCCGTCCTGGCCGTGCTCACCGCCCACGGCCGGATCGATCAGGACGCGCTCGCCCGCTCCTTCGCCGACCGCCATGACTTCGACCGCGGCTACGGCCCGGCCGTCAATCGGATGCTGCGGCTGATCCGCGAGGGCGGGGACTGGCGCGAGCTGGCATCGGGACTCTTCAACGGTCAGGGCTCGTGGGGCAACGGAGCGGCCATGCGTATCGCTCCCCTCGGCGCCTGGTACGCCGACGACCCCGAGCAGGCCACCCACCAGGCGGAGATCTCCGCCTACACCACCCATCAGCACCGTGAGGCCGTCGTCGGCGCCATGGCCGTCGCCGCCGCGGCCGCCCTGGTGGCCGACCCGGCCCGTGACACCGGCCCCGAACAGCTGCTGGACGGTGTGCTGGAGCTGATCCCGCGCAGCGCCGTGCAGGCCGGACTGCGCCGCGCCCGCGACATGCTCGACTACGCCGACTCCAGCACCGTCGCCGCCGTCCTGGGCTGTGGACGGCGCACCAGCGCCCACGACACGGTGCCCTTCGCGCTCTGGGCCGCGGCCCGGCATCTGGGCAACTACGAGCGGGCGTTTTGGACCACTGCTCAGGCGGGCGGCGATGTGGACACCACGTGCGCCATCGTCGGCGGCATCGTCGCCGCCGGGCACGCCGGCCACCCTCCTGAGGCATGGCTGGAAGGCACCGAGCCGCTCCCGTCCTGGACACCCACCCTCGCCGACTGACGCACGGCCACCGCCTCGCTCCGCGCCCATCCCGCCCGCTGCGGCGTGCTCGCGCCTGTTCGTCGCGCCCATCCGCCGTATCCGTCCGCTGCGGTCCGCTGCCGTCTTCCGGGCGTCCTCCAACCACCGGCCTCGGGCGGCTACTTCACCCCGCACGGCTCCGCTCGGGGCGAGGGAACGGCAGCCTCCGGCGCCGGCCGCGCCTCGCCTGATCCAGCTTCCGCATACCCATCGGTAGCGGAAGCGGCGGGTCCCGTTCGCATGCTGCTCATGCGGCTGCCCGCACCGTTTCCCACCAGGTGGGGATCCGGTGCGGACGGCTGAGCCGAATAGGCGTAACCTTGCTGGCGCCATGCCGTACGAGCCCCCCACCCATTCCGTCGAGCGATCATTGCGCGCCACGACGGGCGCCAAGGTCGTTGCAGGTATCGACGAGGTCGGGCGCGGAGCCTGGGCCGGTCCGGTCAGCGTCTGCGCAGCCATCACCGGTCTGCGCCGGCCGCCCGACGGTCTCACCGATTCCAAGCTGCTGACCCCCAAGCGCCGCACCGAACTGTGCGAAGTGCTCGGCGAGTGGGTCACGTCGTACGCCCTGGGGCACTCCTCGCCCGAGGAGATCGACGCACTGGGCATGACCGCGGCCCTGCGGCTCGCGGCAGTCCGGGCCCTGGAGGCGCTGCCGGTTCAGCCGGACGCGATCATTCTCGACGGCAAGCACAACTACCTGGGCGCGCCATGGCAAGTCCGCACGGTCATCAAGGGCGACCAGTCCTGCATCGCGGTCGCCGCCGCGTCCGTGATCGCCAAGGTGCGACGCGACGCGATGATGGCCGAACTGGGCCTGGTCTACGCCGACTTCGACTTCGCGGCCAACGCAGGCTACCCCTCACCGACCCATCGCATTGCCCTGGAGGAGTACGGTCCTACGCCGCACCACCGAGTGTCGTGGTCCTACATGGATGCCCTGCCCCGCTGGCGGCATCTGAAGAAGGCGCGCATCACCCCCGAAGCAGCCGCTCTGGAAGCCGGTGGCCAACTCGGCTTCGATTTCTGAGCGGTACGCACATCAATTCGGTACCCGATGACGCGTTCCGCACTTACGTTTGATAGACATCCCTTTATGCCTCTCATCCCCGAGGAGCCTCAGATTCACGAGAGTGTCCCGGGTCCCCGCGCAACTCCGGCCGCCGGCCGTACCGCGCCGACCCCCCGTCCCGTTCCTGGTCCCGGTCCCCGCCCCGCGCCGCCGCGTGGCCCCGCGTCCAGTGTCCGTCCGGGCAAGCCCGGACCTGCTGCCCCGCCGCGTGGTCCTGTCGCCGCTCCGCCGGCGCAGCGCACCAGCTCCCCGCAGCCGCCCGCCGGCCAGCCCGGCGCCGCCGCGGGAGCACAGCTCCAGCTGATCCCGGCACCCGCCGCCGGCGCCGTCGACGCCGCCGACGAGGCCGTCGACCTGCTGCTGGACTCCGGGCGTGCGCCGGGCGACATCCTGATGCTGACCACCGGTGAAACGCACCCGTGGGCCGCGCATGAACTGTCCTTCGGCGAGGCGTCCTACTGGGCCCAACACGACGCCGCGGACGATGTGTTCTACGCGGACGCCGGTGCCGAGCGTGCCACCGGCCGGCCCGTCGTGGTCGTCGCCATGAACGGCGGTACGGACGAGGTCACCGCGCAGGCGCTGCCCGCGGCGATGGCCCGTGCCGGAACGCTGCTGATCGTCTGCGGCGACCCGCAGCGGATCAACACCGTTCTCGGAGCACCCGCCTGACCGCTTCCGGTTCGCAACAGCCCGTCGGCCCCGAAGGCCGTCGGGCTCGCTTGCGCTCCGGCCCGGACGAGGTCGGGACGCCGGGCCGGGGGCTTCGGCGGAGAGGCGGAGGTGTGCCGGTCGTGACCGTCTGACTTCTGCCACCACCGGGATGCGCGGGCCGTCTGCCGTGGGTCATGGCACGCCCGGCGAGGTGCCTGCTTCTGCCGCCGGAAGCCGGGCGTACGTCCGCCCGGTCCGCTCAGCGTGCGGCCGTGTGCCGATGGGCTTCCGGGGCGCCGCCTCCCGTGCGCCGCGCCATCGACCGGTTCGGTGCGGCGGGCAGAGGCGCGGCCGTATGGGGCGCCTCGGGGCGCGCCGCCGTCGTGCGACGAGTCTCCATCCGTTCCGCCCCCGTCCGGCGTGCTGCCGTGACGGGCTTGTCCACGGTGGACGGTTTGGGGCGGCGCCCGCCCCGGCCCTCTCCCAGCACCTGCCAGCGGTCCGGGGTCAGCGTGATGTATGCCCCGCAACGGAGCCCGTGCAGCGTGCAGGCGTCGCGCAGCCCCCACATCCAGGCCCCGTCCGTCTCCGTCCACAAAGGCTCGCCCTCACGGCAGTAGAGCAGCACGGCGGTCCGGACCGGGGCGCGCAGCCGCAGGTCGTGCGGGATCACCCGGCGCAGATGCACCAGGAGCGCATTGCGGAACTCCCAGCCGTCGGGAGCGGCCGTGAGCTCCGTGAACGAGGCGCTGGCCGTCACCCGCTCCTGCACGTCGAGCACTGCGACGATGGCCGTCGACGGCACC
This window encodes:
- a CDS encoding amidase family protein, giving the protein MGLQRDWAVFLEEYPLVLAPVFTDPPFAPGEELRDEESHQRIQRALRLCTATSFVGVPAVAVPTGVVEGLPYGVQLIGRSYREDLCLEAAEAVERRLGVLAPIDPRP
- a CDS encoding TetR/AcrR family transcriptional regulator; translation: MSDETVHENGRGTGETTPTPGTRRPGGRTARTRAAVRDAVLAGLTEHGYPGLTVEYVAAHSGVHKTTLYRRWKDVEGLLADALDLAGEDSWTPPDTGSLEGDLRALAREVVVSFTDPAVAASGSAMIAAAFHSERAAVALRDYYAERFARCEVLVERAVERGELPATPGSAPDTPEAGPPHSASGTTAAGAIDAGALARAVSAPLFFRLFITREPVDDALADQAAAAALAAARAGAFTTGSTAGTSPGAAS
- a CDS encoding histidine phosphatase family protein, which produces MARPRRIVLIRHGESAGNVDDTVYEREPDHALSLTETGLRQAKEAGGPLREMFGEERVSAYVSPYRRTHQTFRELGLDPARVRVREEPRLREQDWGNWQDRDDVRRQKAYRDAYGHFFYRFAQGESGADVYDRVGAFLESLWRSFEDPDHPPNVLIVTHGLTMRLFCMRWFHWTVADFESLSNPDNAERRILLLGPDGRYSLDRPFERWCVPESYGVTG
- a CDS encoding ADP-ribosylglycohydrolase family protein, coding for MTPDHRDADRCARALASLRGLSVGDALGSQFFVPAHYPSLKRRELPPSPWQWTDDTEMACSVLAVLTAHGRIDQDALARSFADRHDFDRGYGPAVNRMLRLIREGGDWRELASGLFNGQGSWGNGAAMRIAPLGAWYADDPEQATHQAEISAYTTHQHREAVVGAMAVAAAAALVADPARDTGPEQLLDGVLELIPRSAVQAGLRRARDMLDYADSSTVAAVLGCGRRTSAHDTVPFALWAAARHLGNYERAFWTTAQAGGDVDTTCAIVGGIVAAGHAGHPPEAWLEGTEPLPSWTPTLAD
- a CDS encoding ribonuclease HII, which translates into the protein MPYEPPTHSVERSLRATTGAKVVAGIDEVGRGAWAGPVSVCAAITGLRRPPDGLTDSKLLTPKRRTELCEVLGEWVTSYALGHSSPEEIDALGMTAALRLAAVRALEALPVQPDAIILDGKHNYLGAPWQVRTVIKGDQSCIAVAAASVIAKVRRDAMMAELGLVYADFDFAANAGYPSPTHRIALEEYGPTPHHRVSWSYMDALPRWRHLKKARITPEAAALEAGGQLGFDF